The Brachyhypopomus gauderio isolate BG-103 chromosome 17, BGAUD_0.2, whole genome shotgun sequence genome includes a window with the following:
- the LOC143480848 gene encoding antimicrobial peptide NK-lysin-like: MLQNILIALILTGSAWAMHLEYLNVDIAEDELHENLDVLARSHGSLNKTDLLTLEALFPGSCWACKWVVTTLKRQLGSKANADTIKIGLSQICNQIGLLKSVCLQLVSQYTDVLIEELSTTDGPGTVCANIGIC; encoded by the exons ATGCTTCAAAACATCCTCATTGCTCTTATACTCACAGGCTCAG CCTGGGCGATGCACTTGGAATATCTGAATGTTGACATTGCTGAGGATGAACTCCATGAGAATTTG GACGTTTTGGCCAGATCTCATGGTTCCCTCAATAAGACGGACTTGCTGACCCTTGAGGCATTGTTTCCAGGGTCCTGCTGGGCATGTAAATGGGTCGTAACAACACTTAAAAGACAGCTTGGGTCCAAAGCAAATGCG GATACTATTAAAATTGGACTGAGCCAAATCTGTAATCAGATTGGCCTCCTGAAGTCTGTGTGTTTGCAACTGGTTTCCCAATACACTGATGTTTTAATTGAGGAACTTTCTACCACTGATGGTCCAGGAACTGTCTGTGCTAATATTGGCATCTGCTAA